From one Simplicispira suum genomic stretch:
- the rplI gene encoding 50S ribosomal protein L9: MQIILLDKVANLGILGDLVKVKDGYARNFLIPSGRARRATATAKAEFEAKRAELEKAAAEKLAVSQAEGAKLEGKVIKLTQKAGVDGRLFGSVTNGDIAEELNKLGFKVLKSQVRMPAGPIKTIGDSAVSVTLHHDVAVEVTISVYGETV, translated from the coding sequence ATGCAAATCATCCTGCTCGACAAGGTTGCAAACCTTGGCATCCTCGGCGATCTCGTCAAGGTCAAAGACGGCTACGCCCGCAACTTTCTGATTCCCTCGGGCCGTGCCCGCCGTGCCACGGCTACCGCCAAAGCCGAGTTCGAAGCCAAGCGCGCCGAACTGGAAAAAGCTGCAGCTGAAAAGCTCGCCGTTTCGCAAGCTGAAGGTGCCAAGCTTGAAGGCAAGGTCATCAAGCTGACGCAAAAGGCCGGTGTGGACGGCCGCCTGTTTGGTTCTGTCACCAATGGCGACATCGCCGAAGAGCTGAACAAGCTGGGCTTCAAGGTGCTGAAGTCGCAAGTGCGTATGCCCGCCGGCCCCATCAAGACCATCGGCGATAGCGCCGTGAGCGTGACCTTGCACCACGACGTGGCTGTGGAAGTCACCATTTCCGTGTACGGCGAAACCGTCTGA
- the rpsR gene encoding 30S ribosomal protein S18 produces MATFKKFNKDKRPKRNTQSLLFKRKRFCRFTVTGVEEIDYKDVDTLRDFIAENGKIIPARLTGTRAIFQRQLNTAIKRARFLALVPYSDQHKI; encoded by the coding sequence ATGGCCACGTTCAAGAAATTCAATAAAGACAAGCGCCCCAAGCGCAACACCCAGTCGCTGCTGTTCAAGCGCAAGCGCTTCTGCCGTTTCACCGTCACTGGCGTCGAAGAAATCGACTACAAGGATGTCGACACGCTGCGCGACTTCATCGCCGAGAACGGCAAGATCATCCCCGCGCGCCTGACCGGCACGCGCGCGATCTTCCAGCGCCAGCTCAACACCGCCATCAAGCGCGCACGCTTCCTGGCACTGGTGCCTTACAGCGACCAGCACAAAATCTAA
- the priB gene encoding primosomal replication protein N: MQNHVVLTACIAEAQPLRFTPAGLPAIELRLEHSSQQQEAGQNRDVKAAMKAVAFGAMAERLAKQSIGSLWRFTGFLATPRNGKHAVLHVQDIQPD, encoded by the coding sequence GTGCAGAACCACGTTGTCTTGACCGCCTGTATCGCCGAGGCGCAGCCTTTGCGATTCACGCCCGCCGGTCTTCCCGCCATCGAATTGCGGCTTGAGCACAGCTCGCAGCAGCAAGAGGCAGGACAGAACCGCGATGTCAAGGCAGCGATGAAAGCGGTGGCTTTTGGTGCGATGGCCGAGCGATTGGCCAAGCAATCCATAGGCAGCCTCTGGCGCTTCACTGGTTTTTTGGCAACACCCCGCAATGGCAAGCACGCTGTGCTGCATGTTCAGGATATTCAACCCGATTAA
- the rpsF gene encoding 30S ribosomal protein S6, translating into MRHYEIILLIHPDQSEQVPAMLERYKGMITAGGGQVHRVEDWGRRQLAYLINKLAKAHYLCINIEADQAVMAELEHAFKFNDAVLRHLTVLKKKADTGPSSMMKTVEREEARKASQAEYAASGERGERPDRGERSERTERA; encoded by the coding sequence ATGCGTCACTACGAAATCATTTTGTTGATCCATCCGGATCAAAGCGAGCAGGTTCCCGCCATGCTCGAGCGCTACAAGGGCATGATCACCGCTGGCGGTGGTCAGGTGCACCGCGTGGAAGACTGGGGCCGCCGCCAGCTGGCATACCTGATCAACAAGCTCGCCAAGGCGCACTACCTGTGCATCAACATCGAAGCCGATCAGGCTGTGATGGCCGAACTGGAGCATGCGTTCAAGTTCAACGACGCCGTTCTGCGCCACCTCACCGTGCTGAAGAAGAAGGCCGATACCGGCCCTTCGTCGATGATGAAGACCGTCGAGCGCGAAGAAGCCCGCAAGGCCAGCCAGGCCGAATACGCTGCTTCCGGTGAGCGCGGAGAGCGCCCCGACCGTGGCGAGCGCAGCGAACGTACTGAGCGCGCATAG